The following coding sequences lie in one Cyanobacterium sp. Dongsha4 genomic window:
- a CDS encoding class I SAM-dependent methyltransferase: MLLQPHQRTKLDQSDDNLFYSFPRFVTHVDENFISQLTDLYRQLLQPQTRILDLMSSWVSHLPPEMEFAHVEGHGMNEEELRRNTRLNSYFVQNLNENPKLPLNDADFDGVLCAVSVQYLQYPEAIFSEIARILKPNGVAIFSFSNRMFYQKAIAVWRDATDRQRIHLVKSYFQSVKEFNTPQIVATQPELPAILQMFGIGGKDPFYGIFARKN, translated from the coding sequence ATGCTATTACAACCCCATCAAAGAACTAAATTAGATCAGAGTGATGATAATTTATTTTACTCTTTCCCTCGTTTTGTCACCCATGTGGATGAGAATTTTATTAGTCAGTTAACGGATTTATATAGGCAACTTTTGCAACCACAGACGAGGATTTTAGACTTGATGAGTAGTTGGGTATCTCATTTACCCCCTGAGATGGAATTTGCTCATGTGGAAGGTCACGGAATGAATGAAGAAGAATTAAGGAGAAATACTCGTTTAAATAGTTATTTTGTCCAGAATTTGAATGAAAATCCTAAATTACCGTTAAATGATGCTGATTTTGATGGAGTTTTGTGTGCGGTTTCTGTGCAGTATTTGCAGTATCCTGAAGCCATTTTTAGCGAAATTGCTCGTATTCTTAAGCCCAATGGGGTGGCAATTTTTAGCTTCTCTAATCGAATGTTTTATCAAAAAGCGATCGCAGTTTGGAGAGATGCAACGGATAGACAGAGAATTCATCTTGTTAAATCTTACTTCCAATCGGTTAAAGAATTCAATACTCCTCAGATAGTTGCTACTCAACCTGAATTACCTGCTATTTTACAAATGTTCGGAATTGGGGGAAAAGATCCTTTTTATGGAATTTTTGCTAGAAAAAATTAG
- a CDS encoding M15 family metallopeptidase, whose translation MKPYQKIIIQECGEPLVQIPEQDFYLEIPSAYARLGADYQGKSPYFLRAGVLDKLLIAKKELKKINPHWKIKIFDAYRPVSIQKFMVEYTFNSICKEREINVDILIEEEKEKIYQEVFKIWAIPSDNPLTPPPHSTGGAIDLTIMDENRQSIPMGGEIDELSPVSLPDYYLNAQDEPEKTYHQHRQILWHIMTKAGFRRHREEWWHFSYGDQMWAWLENEANPQSHCIAKYGKYEQ comes from the coding sequence ATGAAGCCCTATCAAAAAATTATTATTCAAGAATGTGGTGAGCCATTAGTGCAGATTCCTGAGCAGGATTTTTATTTAGAGATACCTTCTGCTTACGCCAGATTGGGGGCAGATTATCAAGGAAAGTCTCCCTATTTTCTTCGTGCAGGAGTATTAGATAAGTTATTGATAGCAAAAAAAGAGTTAAAAAAAATAAATCCTCATTGGAAAATTAAAATTTTTGATGCTTATCGACCTGTTTCAATTCAAAAATTTATGGTGGAATATACCTTTAATTCTATTTGTAAAGAGAGAGAAATTAATGTTGATATTTTAATAGAAGAAGAGAAAGAAAAAATTTATCAAGAAGTATTTAAAATTTGGGCAATTCCTAGCGATAATCCCCTTACTCCTCCTCCTCATAGTACGGGAGGTGCGATCGACCTTACAATTATGGATGAGAATAGGCAATCGATTCCGATGGGGGGAGAAATTGATGAGTTATCTCCAGTATCTTTACCTGACTATTATCTTAATGCCCAAGACGAACCAGAGAAAACTTATCATCAACATCGACAAATACTCTGGCACATTATGACTAAAGCAGGATTTCGCCGTCATCGTGAAGAATGGTGGCATTTTTCTTATGGTGATCAAATGTGGGCATGGTTAGAAAATGAAGCTAATCCCCAAAGTCATTGTATCGCTAAATATGGAAAATACGAACAATGA
- the glgX gene encoding glycogen debranching protein GlgX: MNYKISEGKTYPLGSRVEDGGVNFSLFSKHAERVELLLFDHPDSEPSHVIPLDPKLNKTYHYWHIFVHGIKGGQIYAYRVYGAFQPEKGHRFDGSKVLLDPYSKDVVNTEKFDRNLAKQYGVDNCRQALKSVVVDTRHYDWEGTTHPRIPFASTVIYEMHVGGFTRRENSGVNAKKRGTFAGLVEKIPYLKDLGVTAVELLPIHQFDVKDVVKPELENYWGYSTISFFAPHRQYSYDQSLTGPVDEFRDMVKAFHKEGIEVILDVVFNHTAEGDDTGPTICFKGLDNSIYYLLEDNQAKYKNFSGCGNTFKANQPVARNLIIDALRYWVSEMHIDGFRFDLASILGRDHLGEPMLITSVLAEMESDPILAGTKLIAEAWDAAGLYQVGEFINHGDWFAEWNGPFRDDVRRFVRGDEKTVKLLAARILSSSDIYTKPDREPNRSIHFVTCHDGFTLADLVSYGKKNNYANGEDNRDGCSNNFSANYGVEGYTNDGHINRLRERQMKNFWVILLLAQGTPMITMGDEVGRSQHGNNNAYCQNNELSWFNWDDVEKNKGLLRFVKGLIKLIQSLDVFQQERLLKTEENGGNPYLIWHGTQLYKPDWSDYSHSIAFTLHHPQKGEFLHVMFNAYWECLDFQIPQPPDGKKWFRIIDTSAPPNDDFYELKDAIEINGHTYLVHDRTSVVLIAK, translated from the coding sequence ATGAATTATAAAATATCGGAGGGTAAAACCTATCCCCTCGGTTCAAGGGTAGAAGATGGGGGGGTAAATTTTTCTCTCTTTTCTAAACACGCTGAAAGAGTAGAATTATTATTATTTGATCATCCTGATAGTGAACCTAGTCACGTTATCCCTTTAGATCCTAAACTGAACAAAACTTATCATTATTGGCATATATTCGTTCATGGTATTAAGGGCGGACAAATTTATGCTTATCGGGTTTATGGGGCTTTTCAACCAGAGAAGGGACATCGTTTTGATGGTTCAAAAGTATTATTAGATCCCTATTCTAAGGATGTGGTAAATACAGAAAAATTCGATCGCAATTTAGCGAAACAATATGGGGTTGATAATTGTCGTCAAGCCTTAAAAAGCGTGGTGGTAGATACTCGTCATTATGACTGGGAAGGAACAACTCATCCTCGTATTCCTTTTGCTTCCACAGTAATTTATGAGATGCACGTTGGTGGTTTTACGAGAAGGGAAAATTCGGGAGTAAATGCGAAAAAACGGGGAACTTTTGCTGGATTGGTGGAAAAAATACCTTATTTAAAAGATTTGGGCGTTACTGCGGTGGAATTATTGCCAATACATCAATTTGACGTGAAAGATGTGGTGAAGCCTGAGTTGGAAAATTATTGGGGTTATAGTACTATTAGCTTCTTTGCGCCCCATCGCCAATATAGTTATGACCAAAGTTTAACAGGTCCGGTGGATGAATTTCGAGACATGGTTAAAGCCTTCCACAAAGAAGGAATTGAGGTTATTTTAGATGTGGTTTTCAACCATACTGCGGAGGGGGATGACACTGGCCCTACTATTTGTTTTAAGGGTTTAGATAACTCTATTTACTATCTTTTAGAGGATAATCAAGCAAAATATAAGAATTTTAGTGGTTGTGGAAATACTTTCAAGGCAAATCAACCCGTTGCTCGTAATTTAATTATCGATGCCCTCCGTTATTGGGTGTCAGAAATGCACATTGATGGTTTTCGTTTTGACCTTGCTTCTATTTTAGGGCGAGATCATCTTGGTGAACCCATGTTAATTACTTCTGTTTTAGCGGAGATGGAATCTGACCCCATTTTAGCTGGTACTAAGTTGATTGCAGAGGCTTGGGATGCGGCAGGATTATATCAGGTGGGAGAATTTATCAATCATGGGGATTGGTTTGCAGAATGGAATGGCCCTTTTCGAGATGATGTGCGACGTTTTGTGCGAGGGGATGAAAAAACGGTTAAACTTCTAGCGGCAAGGATTTTGAGTAGTTCTGATATTTATACTAAACCTGATCGAGAGCCTAACCGTAGTATCCATTTTGTCACCTGTCATGATGGTTTTACCCTTGCTGATTTAGTTTCCTATGGCAAAAAAAATAACTATGCCAATGGAGAAGATAATCGAGATGGTTGCAGTAATAACTTTAGTGCCAATTATGGGGTAGAAGGTTATACCAATGACGGGCATATCAATCGCCTCAGAGAAAGACAGATGAAAAACTTTTGGGTGATTCTACTTTTAGCTCAAGGAACACCTATGATTACAATGGGTGACGAAGTAGGGCGATCGCAACATGGAAATAATAATGCCTACTGTCAAAATAATGAACTCAGTTGGTTTAATTGGGATGATGTTGAGAAAAATAAAGGCTTGTTGCGGTTTGTGAAAGGTTTAATCAAATTGATTCAATCCCTTGATGTGTTTCAGCAGGAGAGATTACTTAAAACCGAGGAAAATGGGGGTAATCCTTATTTAATTTGGCATGGTACACAGCTTTATAAGCCTGATTGGAGTGATTATTCTCATAGTATTGCTTTCACTTTACATCATCCTCAAAAGGGAGAATTTCTCCATGTAATGTTTAATGCTTATTGGGAATGTCTTGATTTTCAGATTCCTCAACCGCCTGATGGTAAGAAATGGTTTCGCATTATTGATACTTCTGCCCCTCCTAATGATGATTTTTATGAGCTTAAAGATGCGATCGAAATTAATGGACATACATATTTAGTACACGATCGCACTTCTGTGGTTTTGATTGCAAAATAG
- a CDS encoding histone deacetylase, with product MNLPVVYHSDYVTPLPEQHRFPMPKFKLLYELLLKDQIITQESTYKPTIASNNLLQLVHNETYVSQFCDGTLDDKSKRRIGLPWSEGLVKRTCTAVGGTILTVQLALEHGICCNLAGGTHHAFPDYGSGFCIFNDIAIASRYLLLGNIVNKILIIDLDVHQGDGTAFIFRGDERVFTFSMHCEANFPYRKQKSDLDIPLPIGLDDDGYLQILAFHLTDLLKQVKPDIVIYDAGVDVSGCDRLGKLSLTDTGIYRREMMVLSTCLAEGYPVAGVIGGGYCKDLDELVYRHSLIHRAAAECI from the coding sequence ATGAATCTTCCCGTTGTTTATCATTCTGACTATGTTACTCCATTACCTGAACAACACCGCTTTCCGATGCCGAAGTTTAAACTTCTCTATGAGTTGTTGTTAAAGGATCAAATTATTACTCAAGAATCTACCTATAAACCAACTATTGCTAGTAATAATTTATTGCAATTAGTGCATAATGAAACCTATGTAAGTCAATTTTGTGATGGTACTTTAGACGATAAAAGTAAACGCCGTATTGGTTTGCCTTGGAGTGAAGGCTTAGTGAAAAGAACTTGCACTGCGGTGGGGGGAACTATTTTAACTGTGCAATTAGCATTGGAGCATGGAATTTGTTGTAATCTCGCTGGAGGTACTCATCATGCTTTTCCTGATTATGGTTCAGGCTTTTGTATTTTCAATGATATTGCGATCGCATCTCGCTATTTATTATTAGGAAATATAGTTAATAAAATTTTGATAATTGACTTAGATGTCCACCAAGGAGACGGCACAGCTTTTATTTTTAGAGGTGATGAAAGAGTGTTTACTTTTTCCATGCACTGCGAAGCTAATTTCCCTTACCGTAAACAAAAGAGCGATTTAGATATACCCCTACCCATTGGTTTAGATGATGATGGTTATTTGCAAATATTAGCCTTTCATTTAACAGATTTACTCAAACAAGTTAAACCTGATATTGTCATATATGATGCTGGAGTAGATGTTTCAGGATGCGATCGCCTCGGTAAATTATCCTTAACAGATACAGGAATTTATCGACGAGAAATGATGGTTTTAAGTACCTGTTTAGCAGAAGGCTATCCCGTTGCAGGAGTTATTGGAGGGGGATATTGCAAAGACTTAGATGAGTTAGTTTATCGTCATTCCCTGATTCATCGTGCCGCCGCCGAATGTATATAA
- a CDS encoding glucosyl-3-phosphoglycerate synthase has protein sequence MDYKQELITTIHDFGCDIKELELKLIDLTKETKTVVLIPALYEEIKRPALHIIRQELGKCQFVQTVIICVYAKTIEEYRETVQFFQSLPQKTYILWENGQRITNILECLRAKDLDLMRYKGKGKAVWLGLGLATLAGEAIALHDADIITYDKSYPLKLLYPLIEKEFGIAFNKAYYARIGENSHNLNGRAVRLFVTPLLSALTDMFGYQNYLRYLNAFRYPLSGEFALNSDLALNIRIPANWGLEIGLLAEVYRNVAEKRISQIDLGIFDHKHQKIGKSTNEGLQKMCLDILRSLFRTLTETEQVIITRDHIHALRIKYRREAQDYTRQYSLDARFNGLSYDRHQEEVIIEIFQQVIGESGEYFFADPSGALIPDWTRALAVMPDLREQLQKAVIEDSQI, from the coding sequence ATGGATTACAAACAAGAATTAATCACCACAATTCACGATTTTGGTTGTGATATTAAAGAGCTAGAATTAAAATTAATTGACTTAACAAAAGAAACAAAAACAGTTGTTTTAATCCCCGCTTTATATGAAGAAATAAAACGCCCTGCTTTACACATTATTCGTCAGGAATTAGGAAAATGTCAATTTGTGCAAACAGTCATTATCTGTGTCTATGCTAAAACCATAGAAGAATACAGAGAAACAGTACAGTTTTTTCAATCCTTACCCCAAAAAACCTATATTCTCTGGGAAAATGGTCAAAGAATCACCAATATTCTCGAATGTTTACGAGCAAAAGACCTTGATTTAATGAGATATAAAGGGAAAGGTAAAGCTGTATGGTTAGGTTTAGGATTGGCTACCTTAGCAGGAGAAGCGATCGCACTCCATGATGCTGATATAATTACCTATGATAAGTCTTACCCTCTCAAACTCCTTTATCCTCTGATAGAAAAAGAATTTGGTATTGCCTTTAATAAAGCCTATTATGCCCGTATTGGGGAAAATTCTCATAATTTGAACGGTAGAGCTGTACGTTTGTTCGTAACTCCTCTGTTAAGCGCCTTAACGGATATGTTTGGTTATCAAAACTATCTACGCTATCTTAATGCTTTTCGTTACCCCTTATCGGGAGAATTTGCTTTAAATAGTGACTTAGCCTTAAATATTCGTATTCCTGCTAATTGGGGCTTAGAAATCGGTTTGTTAGCAGAAGTTTATCGCAACGTAGCCGAAAAAAGAATCTCTCAAATTGACTTAGGTATATTTGACCATAAACATCAAAAAATTGGTAAATCCACTAACGAAGGTTTACAGAAAATGTGTTTAGATATACTGCGATCGCTCTTTCGTACTCTAACTGAAACAGAACAAGTTATCATTACTAGAGATCACATTCATGCCCTCAGAATCAAATATCGTCGGGAAGCTCAAGACTACACTCGTCAATATTCCCTAGATGCTCGTTTTAATGGTTTAAGCTACGATCGTCATCAAGAAGAAGTCATCATCGAAATTTTCCAACAAGTGATAGGAGAATCTGGAGAATACTTTTTTGCTGATCCTTCTGGTGCTTTAATCCCTGATTGGACAAGGGCTTTGGCTGTTATGCCCGATTTGCGAGAACAACTACAAAAGGCTGTCATTGAAGATAGTCAAATTTAA
- a CDS encoding pitrilysin family protein: MTITLNKPQSLHLPTITTLPENNLTIIAEQIPVAAVTLNIWFNMGSAVEADNINGMAHFLEHMIFKGSQKLGLGEFERLLEARGAMTNAATSQEYTHFYFTCAPQDFADILPLQLDLVSNPSLPSAEFTREKKVVLEEIRRSHDNPRRRVFDKMMNLCFPNLPYHRPILGTEEIIENLKLEQMQSFHHSWYQPSGMTIVAVGNLPVEELTENILDTLSSKSNQLQPPSPEYFPELPFTNITTEEYTDTNLQQSRLMILWRVPGLNHLEETIALDVLAVILGRGKLSRLFRDLRENRRLVTRISASNTTYKIQGGFYVSAQLSQENIEIVQAEIIKHIQEIQQFGVTEAELNRVKQNVASQFIFQSEKPCDRTNLYGYYYSQLRTITPALEYSEKVKNITVEEIQETTIKYLSLDAYGVVIAKN; encoded by the coding sequence ATGACTATAACTCTAAATAAACCTCAATCCCTTCATCTACCCACTATTACTACCCTACCAGAGAATAACTTAACCATTATCGCTGAACAAATACCCGTTGCGGCCGTAACATTAAATATTTGGTTTAATATGGGCTCGGCAGTAGAAGCGGATAATATCAATGGTATGGCACATTTTTTAGAACACATGATCTTCAAAGGTAGCCAAAAATTAGGTTTAGGGGAATTTGAGCGTTTATTAGAAGCTAGAGGTGCGATGACAAATGCGGCAACTAGCCAAGAATATACCCATTTTTACTTTACTTGCGCTCCCCAAGATTTTGCAGATATATTACCATTACAACTAGATTTAGTTTCTAACCCTTCCCTACCTTCGGCAGAATTTACACGGGAGAAAAAAGTTGTTTTAGAGGAAATTCGTCGCTCTCATGATAACCCCCGCCGTCGTGTTTTTGACAAAATGATGAATCTTTGTTTCCCCAATTTACCCTATCATCGCCCCATTTTAGGCACAGAGGAAATTATAGAAAATTTGAAACTTGAACAAATGCAGTCATTTCACCATTCATGGTATCAACCCTCTGGGATGACTATTGTGGCGGTGGGTAATTTGCCTGTGGAAGAATTAACCGAAAATATTCTCGATACCCTGTCTTCAAAATCTAATCAACTTCAACCTCCTTCCCCTGAGTATTTCCCCGAATTGCCATTTACAAACATAACTACCGAAGAATATACAGACACTAATTTACAACAATCACGTTTAATGATTTTGTGGCGTGTGCCTGGTTTGAATCATCTGGAGGAAACCATTGCTTTAGACGTGTTGGCGGTAATTTTAGGTAGAGGTAAACTTTCCCGTTTATTTCGTGATTTAAGAGAAAATCGTCGATTAGTTACCCGTATATCTGCATCTAATACCACTTATAAAATTCAAGGAGGATTTTATGTTTCTGCTCAATTATCTCAAGAAAATATAGAAATTGTCCAAGCAGAAATTATTAAACATATTCAAGAAATTCAGCAATTTGGAGTTACTGAAGCAGAGTTAAATAGAGTTAAACAAAATGTTGCTAGTCAATTTATTTTTCAAAGTGAAAAACCATGCGATCGCACTAATTTATATGGTTATTATTATTCTCAATTAAGAACTATTACCCCGGCTTTAGAATATAGTGAAAAGGTAAAAAATATTACTGTAGAAGAAATCCAAGAAACTACCATTAAATACCTTTCTCTTGATGCTTATGGAGTTGTAATTGCCAAAAACTAA
- a CDS encoding DUF262 domain-containing HNH endonuclease family protein, with translation MGQINLLDTRTSSFGDLLGNGKIYQVPLFQRDYSWQEENWEDLWQDILILYHNPPSSHYMGAIVLQNSTTSDKQFTIIDGQQRLATLSIIAITVIEGIKKLVEADKDKEANQERQEILRRTYLGDKDPRSLRYSSKILLNENNNDFYQSHLINLRKPRNARILSKSNQLLWNAFEYFTRELEKLTDVIATGEKLTEFLTDVIAQKLLFIQINVEDELNAYTVFETLNARGIELSATDLLKNYLFSLFESNHDLQEAQRQWRRIINTVSMAKFPEFLRYYLSTKEIRVRRERLFKIVRESVKNGLQAFNLLDELEDYSGLFMALSNPHDDFWLDTPENRSYIRELDLFRVKQAYPIFFSAYDKFSREDFTRLLRLVSVISFRYHIVSSLNPNELEAIYNKVAVGISQNDITNPRQVFEKVRSIYVSDDKFSQDFSIMSISTKGQKKKLVKYILCKLESYISGLEINEDSFSIEHILPESPSNQWQEYFTDNQIEEMVYRLGNMTLLEPNLNREIGNKKYTLKREIYQQSNYQLTQKIQAEEWNPQSLNRRQIELAKKAIQIWRSSF, from the coding sequence ATGGGGCAAATTAATCTTCTTGACACTCGTACTAGCAGTTTTGGAGACTTACTCGGTAATGGTAAAATCTACCAAGTGCCTTTATTTCAACGGGATTATTCTTGGCAGGAGGAAAATTGGGAAGATTTATGGCAGGATATACTCATACTTTATCATAATCCACCCTCTAGTCACTATATGGGTGCGATCGTACTGCAAAATTCTACTACTTCTGATAAACAGTTTACTATTATTGATGGTCAACAGAGATTAGCAACCTTGAGCATTATCGCCATTACCGTCATTGAAGGAATTAAGAAATTAGTAGAAGCCGATAAAGATAAAGAAGCCAATCAGGAAAGACAAGAAATTTTAAGACGCACTTATCTAGGAGATAAAGATCCTCGATCGCTCCGTTATTCGAGTAAGATACTGTTAAATGAGAATAATAACGATTTTTACCAAAGTCACTTAATTAACCTCAGAAAACCCCGTAATGCGAGGATACTTTCCAAGTCGAATCAACTGTTGTGGAATGCCTTTGAGTATTTTACTCGTGAATTAGAAAAGTTAACAGATGTTATCGCTACGGGAGAAAAACTGACAGAATTTTTAACGGATGTTATCGCCCAAAAACTGCTATTTATTCAAATCAATGTGGAAGATGAATTAAACGCCTATACCGTCTTTGAAACCCTTAATGCCAGAGGTATTGAATTAAGCGCCACCGATTTACTCAAAAATTATCTATTCTCTTTATTTGAATCAAACCATGATTTGCAAGAAGCACAAAGACAGTGGCGAAGAATCATTAATACTGTCTCGATGGCTAAATTCCCTGAATTTCTGCGATATTATCTTAGCACCAAAGAGATTCGAGTCAGACGGGAAAGACTATTTAAAATAGTGCGAGAATCGGTGAAAAATGGGTTACAAGCCTTTAACTTACTCGATGAGTTGGAAGACTATAGTGGTTTATTTATGGCTTTGAGTAATCCCCATGATGATTTTTGGCTTGATACCCCTGAAAATCGCTCTTATATTCGTGAATTGGATTTATTCAGAGTCAAACAAGCCTATCCTATCTTTTTTAGTGCCTATGACAAGTTTTCACGGGAAGATTTTACTCGTTTATTAAGATTAGTCTCGGTTATTTCTTTTCGTTATCACATTGTTAGTAGTTTAAATCCCAATGAATTGGAAGCTATTTACAATAAAGTAGCAGTGGGAATTAGTCAAAATGACATTACCAACCCTCGACAAGTTTTTGAAAAGGTGCGATCTATTTATGTATCTGATGATAAATTTAGTCAGGATTTCTCTATTATGTCTATTTCTACCAAAGGGCAAAAGAAAAAATTAGTTAAGTATATTCTCTGCAAATTAGAAAGCTATATTTCTGGATTAGAAATCAATGAAGACAGTTTTTCTATCGAACATATTTTACCCGAATCTCCTAGTAATCAATGGCAAGAATATTTTACCGATAATCAAATAGAAGAAATGGTTTATCGTTTAGGAAATATGACTCTTTTAGAACCTAATTTAAACCGTGAAATAGGGAATAAAAAATATACTTTAAAAAGAGAAATTTATCAACAAAGTAATTATCAGTTAACTCAAAAAATTCAGGCTGAAGAATGGAATCCTCAGAGTTTAAACAGGAGACAAATAGAGTTAGCAAAAAAAGCAATACAGATATGGCGATCAAGTTTTTGA